The following proteins are co-located in the Pedobacter sp. FW305-3-2-15-E-R2A2 genome:
- a CDS encoding lytic murein transglycosylase → MNKTWQIISITIVVIFGTIRIVNYLGRPEGNAQIISKTYEPYWRDDAGDLHREIKKSLKDNMVSYANYYIKKNNKSGDEVLVACTNDEEVFTYFTYYSLSGRLAQLEDDGISKPKSTNTAVN, encoded by the coding sequence ATGAATAAAACATGGCAAATCATAAGCATCACGATCGTTGTTATTTTTGGAACAATCAGGATCGTTAATTATTTAGGCAGGCCTGAAGGCAATGCACAGATCATTAGCAAAACTTATGAGCCTTATTGGCGGGATGATGCTGGTGACCTCCACCGTGAAATCAAAAAAAGTCTTAAAGACAACATGGTTAGTTATGCTAACTATTATATCAAAAAAAATAATAAGTCGGGAGATGAAGTGCTTGTAGCCTGCACTAATGATGAGGAGGTGTTTACTTACTTTACCTATTATAGCTTATCGGGAAGATTAGCTCAGCTGGAGGATGATGGCATTTCAAAGCCAAAATCAACAAATACGGCTGTGAATTAG